A stretch of Ectothiorhodospiraceae bacterium BW-2 DNA encodes these proteins:
- a CDS encoding thioredoxin encodes MSNSPYIFSCDSSDFEQRVLHHSHTTPVLVDFWADWCSPCLMIAPMFERVIPEYQGRVVLAKIDADDNMKLCGHYRLRGFPTILLFIDGEEVGRFSGAKPAPEIRHFIEQHLPSTPKEHPADE; translated from the coding sequence ATGAGTAACTCACCCTACATTTTTAGCTGTGATAGCAGCGACTTTGAGCAACGAGTGCTGCACCACTCCCACACTACCCCGGTGTTGGTCGATTTTTGGGCCGACTGGTGCTCCCCCTGTCTAATGATCGCTCCAATGTTTGAGCGGGTGATCCCTGAGTATCAGGGGCGGGTGGTACTGGCCAAAATCGATGCTGACGACAATATGAAACTCTGTGGCCACTACCGACTGCGCGGCTTTCCGACGATACTGCTGTTTATTGACGGCGAAGAGGTGGGGCGTTTTAGTGGCGCAAAACCTGCACCGGAGATTCGCCACTTCATAGAGCAACACCTCCCCTCGACACCTAAAGAGCACCCTGCCGATGAGTGA
- a CDS encoding response regulator, translating to MSDYKILIVDDEPLNLSIMEELLHDRYHISCCESGYACLEQTATFEPDLILMDVNMPGITGLETCQRLKQTLETANTPVIFVSALTLPEEKMAGYQAGGEDYIPKPFDEEELITKIELALNNKKRLDEFQKSSSEAMHTAMIAMTNAGEIGTVLQFFRDSFTIHNYQALAERLVAAIREYGLSCAVQISLPEKRRYRATSSGAIKPLMFQALELLQDGERIFDFDYRTAFNFHHVSFLILNMPTHDMEYYGRLKDHLALLGEGVQAAVESLLVQEHEQQLGQQRQQTSASLSETLTLFEQRQRESQYATTNIMHTVQNEVEYMYNHLELTEAQERYLTAVIDRASQELEQLHDAQTKLGDHLQTIIQRLDTQP from the coding sequence ATGAGTGACTACAAAATTTTGATCGTTGATGATGAACCGCTCAACCTATCGATTATGGAGGAGTTACTGCACGATCGTTACCACATTAGCTGCTGCGAGAGCGGTTATGCCTGTTTAGAGCAGACCGCCACTTTTGAGCCCGATCTGATCTTAATGGATGTCAATATGCCCGGTATCACCGGATTAGAGACCTGTCAGCGCTTAAAACAGACCTTAGAGACCGCCAATACGCCAGTCATTTTTGTCTCCGCCCTCACCCTGCCAGAGGAGAAGATGGCCGGCTACCAAGCCGGTGGCGAGGACTATATCCCCAAGCCGTTTGATGAAGAGGAGCTGATTACCAAAATCGAACTGGCGCTGAATAACAAAAAGCGGCTCGATGAGTTTCAAAAGAGTAGCAGCGAAGCGATGCATACGGCGATGATAGCGATGACCAACGCCGGCGAGATCGGTACCGTACTGCAATTTTTTCGTGACAGCTTTACCATCCATAACTATCAGGCGCTCGCCGAGCGGCTAGTTGCGGCGATACGGGAGTATGGACTGAGCTGCGCGGTACAGATATCGCTGCCAGAGAAGCGCCGTTATCGCGCCACCTCCTCCGGCGCGATTAAACCGCTCATGTTTCAGGCGCTAGAGCTGCTACAAGATGGCGAACGGATCTTCGATTTTGACTACCGCACTGCCTTTAACTTTCACCATGTCTCATTTCTGATCCTCAATATGCCTACCCACGACATGGAATATTATGGTCGGCTCAAAGATCACCTCGCCCTGCTCGGCGAAGGGGTACAGGCGGCGGTCGAATCTCTACTCGTACAGGAGCACGAGCAGCAGCTAGGCCAGCAGCGCCAGCAGACCTCCGCCTCTCTGAGCGAGACACTGACACTCTTTGAGCAGCGCCAACGCGAGTCGCAATACGCCACCACTAACATTATGCATACGGTTCAAAATGAGGTTGAGTATATGTATAACCATCTGGAGCTGACCGAGGCGCAGGAGCGCTATCTAACCGCCGTCATCGACAGGGCGAGTCAGGAACTAGAGCAGCTACACGACGCGCAAACCAAGCTAGGAGACCATCTACAGACGATTATCCAGCGCCTCGATACTCAACCTTAA
- a CDS encoding leucyl/phenylalanyl-tRNA--protein transferase: protein MPPLPACPAIPARLPAGELRAFPDIDCALTEPNGLLAIGGELNQHNLLLAYRHGIFPWYSAQEPLLWWSPAPRAVLRPDTVKISRSLKKTLRHRGFTLTMDEAFIEVIRHCSEPRRYSDGTWITPDMQRAYIELHQAGYAHSVECWFEQQLVGGLYGLAIGKLFFGESMFSRLSDASKVALIALAQQLQRWEYRLIDCQVGSPHTYSLGAFDISREALKQYLTRYSHPTDYRRGSWQLDPTLPTTP, encoded by the coding sequence ATGCCACCACTCCCCGCCTGCCCCGCCATACCGGCTAGGTTACCTGCCGGTGAGCTTCGCGCCTTCCCCGACATCGATTGTGCCCTCACCGAGCCGAACGGCCTGCTGGCCATCGGCGGTGAGCTTAATCAACACAACCTGCTGCTCGCCTATCGGCACGGCATCTTTCCTTGGTATAGCGCCCAAGAGCCCCTGCTGTGGTGGAGCCCGGCACCACGGGCGGTACTGCGTCCCGATACAGTCAAAATAAGCCGCTCACTTAAAAAAACCCTGCGCCACCGAGGCTTTACACTCACCATGGATGAGGCGTTTATCGAGGTCATTCGACACTGTAGTGAGCCGCGCCGCTACAGCGATGGCACCTGGATTACCCCCGACATGCAGCGAGCCTATATCGAGCTGCATCAGGCCGGCTATGCCCACTCGGTCGAGTGCTGGTTCGAACAACAGCTAGTCGGCGGCCTCTACGGTCTGGCCATCGGCAAGCTCTTTTTTGGCGAGTCGATGTTCTCACGCCTCAGTGACGCCTCGAAAGTCGCGCTCATCGCCCTCGCACAGCAGCTACAGCGGTGGGAGTATCGGCTCATCGACTGTCAGGTCGGCTCCCCCCACACTTACTCCCTAGGGGCGTTCGATATCAGCCGTGAAGCGTTAAAACAGTACCTCACACGCTACAGCCACCCCACCGACTACCGCCGTGGCTCGTGGCAGCTAGATCCCACCCTACCTACGACCCCTTAG
- a CDS encoding arginyltransferase — protein sequence MGAHWPSQLYFYMTPPHECSYLPPQQATTLLADPSYPMEMAQFNLLSEMGFRRSGDSVYAPRCRSCNACLPVRVVVERFRPNRSQRRNLKLNRDITLTLLPAHPPTAELQQLYQRYITTRHSDGGMANDGPNGFTEFFLSRWCDTLFLEFRLEQQLIAVSVIDQLQQGLSAVYTFFDPEHAKRGLGTFAVLQLIELCRQRHLPWLYLGYLIHQQPKMAYKRNFQPYQLLVGESWVTVS from the coding sequence ATGGGAGCCCACTGGCCATCACAACTCTACTTCTATATGACCCCTCCCCACGAGTGCAGCTATCTTCCACCGCAGCAGGCGACCACACTACTGGCCGATCCGAGCTATCCGATGGAGATGGCGCAGTTTAACCTACTAAGTGAAATGGGCTTTCGCCGTAGCGGCGATAGCGTCTATGCCCCCCGCTGTCGCAGCTGTAACGCCTGCCTACCGGTACGGGTCGTGGTGGAGCGCTTTCGCCCTAACCGTAGCCAGCGACGGAATCTGAAACTCAATCGCGATATCACCCTAACGCTCCTCCCCGCCCACCCGCCGACAGCTGAGTTACAGCAGCTCTATCAGCGCTATATCACCACCCGCCATAGCGATGGGGGGATGGCCAATGATGGTCCGAACGGCTTTACTGAGTTCTTTCTTAGCCGCTGGTGCGACACCCTGTTTCTGGAGTTTCGGTTAGAGCAGCAGCTCATCGCCGTCTCGGTTATCGATCAGCTACAGCAGGGGCTCTCGGCGGTCTATACTTTTTTTGATCCGGAACACGCTAAACGGGGTCTCGGCACCTTTGCCGTGCTACAGCTCATTGAGCTCTGCCGCCAACGACACCTCCCTTGGCTCTATCTTGGCTATCTGATCCATCAGCAGCCGAAAATGGCCTACAAACGCAACTTTCAACCCTATCAGCTCTTGGTCGGGGAGAGCTGGGTTACTGTCTCGTAG
- a CDS encoding DUF342 domain-containing protein yields the protein MAAAAGGALRRRPLILQLGLLAKKERLMTDVQLKALLNKAKQLHANREPISLRQLLIEDGLLSQEQFDQIVALHKMRTVRQLDRRFGQLAVGRGWLTELQVSEALARQRAQFNQRHKAELIGHILVAQGALRPEQRDEILVEQQRLDRVRPESEKGGEPEEGGVELTFELKTDRLGEQCELVLFKPDRAEDGLSRLKAMLKKARVIYGLLDDEHLQRLLRGEEGESGTFVIAVSTPPIEGRAGYIEYLFDTDPLRVGTIKEGGQIDYRDRGELPMVEPGERLAQLHAAVAGRAGKNIFGKAITPAKLKTPKLNIGKGVRLSDDRMGVEALLHGAPAVTSTGAIFVFDVHKIQGDIDYSSGHVIYDGDIQVGGAVREGFKVKGGKLTAKEVWQAEIEIVGDVLVQGGIIGAKIRCGGHLRAHFILNADIEASGDIVVDREVIHSVVHCGGSFIGERVTLLNSHLSSCGDITLKQAGSEEGGSPNQIEFGTCYKLQRDIESRQQQLEALKAQRQQHREQCELLTQERRQINDTITAVAQRQDSARVEQQRLTIQRQQLGNQQSMEARRLTQRLEALQQQINRAEAELEAIFSRLDAIEVERGQRQQQALSLESDANFIDGELEVLLEQQQQQGGGATLRVVATLYRDNVVVGVYSRMRLKSDLSRVLLKQQRVANDEGGYEWRIGYETVTQLSPTKS from the coding sequence ATGGCTGCGGCAGCGGGGGGAGCATTACGGCGTCGGCCACTGATACTACAGCTAGGGCTATTGGCCAAAAAAGAGCGTTTGATGACTGATGTCCAGCTTAAAGCGCTACTCAATAAGGCCAAGCAGCTTCACGCTAACAGAGAGCCTATTTCGCTACGACAGCTATTGATTGAAGATGGCCTACTGAGCCAAGAGCAATTTGATCAGATAGTGGCGCTGCATAAAATGCGCACAGTACGGCAACTAGATCGCCGTTTTGGTCAGTTAGCGGTAGGGCGAGGCTGGCTGACCGAGCTACAGGTGAGCGAAGCGTTAGCTCGACAACGAGCACAGTTTAACCAACGCCATAAGGCGGAGTTAATCGGCCATATTTTAGTGGCGCAGGGGGCGCTGCGACCCGAACAGCGAGATGAGATTCTGGTCGAGCAGCAGCGTCTCGATAGAGTGCGGCCCGAGAGTGAAAAGGGGGGCGAGCCGGAGGAGGGGGGCGTTGAGCTCACTTTTGAGCTGAAGACCGATCGCCTTGGTGAGCAGTGCGAACTGGTGCTATTTAAACCTGATCGAGCCGAGGATGGGCTCAGTCGCCTAAAGGCGATGTTAAAAAAGGCGCGAGTGATCTATGGCCTGCTCGACGATGAGCATCTACAGCGGCTGTTGCGTGGCGAGGAGGGGGAGAGCGGGACATTTGTCATCGCCGTCTCGACCCCGCCGATAGAGGGGCGGGCGGGCTATATCGAGTATCTATTCGATACCGATCCGCTTCGCGTCGGCACGATTAAAGAGGGGGGGCAGATCGACTATCGTGATCGGGGCGAGCTGCCGATGGTCGAACCGGGGGAGCGGCTAGCGCAGCTCCATGCCGCTGTTGCCGGCAGAGCGGGCAAGAATATCTTCGGCAAGGCGATCACGCCCGCTAAGCTCAAAACTCCCAAGCTCAATATCGGTAAGGGGGTTAGGTTGAGTGACGATCGCATGGGGGTTGAAGCGTTGCTGCACGGCGCGCCGGCGGTGACTAGTACGGGCGCTATTTTTGTCTTTGATGTCCATAAAATTCAGGGCGATATCGACTACAGCAGCGGTCATGTGATCTATGATGGCGATATTCAGGTCGGAGGGGCGGTGAGAGAGGGTTTTAAGGTTAAAGGGGGAAAGCTGACGGCCAAAGAGGTGTGGCAGGCAGAGATCGAGATCGTAGGCGATGTCTTGGTACAGGGGGGGATTATCGGTGCTAAAATTCGCTGTGGCGGCCATCTTCGAGCCCATTTCATCCTCAATGCCGATATTGAGGCTAGTGGCGATATCGTGGTCGATAGAGAGGTCATCCACTCGGTCGTCCACTGCGGCGGCAGCTTTATCGGTGAACGGGTGACACTGCTCAATAGCCATCTCAGTAGCTGCGGTGATATCACCCTCAAACAGGCGGGGAGCGAGGAGGGGGGCTCGCCTAACCAGATCGAATTTGGCACCTGCTATAAGTTGCAGCGCGACATTGAGTCGCGGCAGCAGCAGTTAGAGGCGTTAAAGGCACAGCGGCAGCAGCATCGGGAGCAGTGTGAGCTGCTAACGCAGGAGCGGCGGCAGATTAACGACACCATTACCGCCGTGGCGCAGCGGCAGGATAGCGCCCGAGTTGAGCAGCAGCGGCTGACGATACAGCGACAGCAGCTTGGGAATCAGCAGTCGATGGAGGCGAGAAGGCTAACGCAGCGGTTAGAGGCGCTACAGCAGCAGATTAACCGCGCTGAAGCGGAGCTAGAGGCTATCTTCTCCCGTCTCGATGCGATTGAGGTAGAGCGAGGGCAGCGCCAACAGCAGGCTCTTTCGCTTGAGAGTGATGCTAACTTTATCGACGGCGAGCTAGAGGTGCTGCTAGAGCAGCAGCAGCAGCAGGGAGGGGGGGCGACGCTGCGTGTTGTCGCCACGCTCTATCGGGATAATGTTGTGGTTGGGGTCTATAGCCGCATGAGGCTGAAGAGCGATCTCAGTCGGGTACTCCTCAAGCAGCAGCGAGTTGCCAATGATGAGGGGGGGTATGAGTGGCGTATCGGCTACGAGACAGTAACCCAGCTCTCCCCGACCAAGAGCTGA
- the lysA gene encoding diaminopimelate decarboxylase, with protein sequence MDHFHYQENQLFCEQVALSEIAATYGTPCYLYSRATIERHWQAFDSALASIPHQICYAVKANSNLAILNLLARLGSGFDIVSIGELERVVAAGGDPAKVIFSGVGKRVDEIERALELGIHCFNIESLPELARITTIAAAHGQRAPVSLRVNPDVDANTHPYISTGLKENKFGIALPQSLPIYQQMAQSPWLEVIGVDCHIGSQLTEVAPFVAALDRVLALVEALSEVGIKLRHIDMGGGLGIRYRDETPPLPEEYALPLLQRLKGWELELLLEPGRAIVGNAGVLLTRVEYLKPQADKQFAIVDAAMNDLLRPSLYQAWQRVEPVMIRQGEAVSYDIVGPVCETGDFLAKERSLVLQPGDLLVVRSAGAYGFSMSSNYNSRARVAEVMVDGAQSHLIRQREPIGQLYRGESLLPGV encoded by the coding sequence ATGGATCATTTTCACTATCAAGAGAATCAACTCTTTTGCGAACAGGTGGCGTTAAGCGAGATAGCGGCCACTTATGGCACCCCCTGCTATCTCTATTCACGGGCGACGATTGAGCGCCACTGGCAGGCGTTTGATAGTGCGCTAGCCTCGATACCGCACCAGATCTGTTATGCCGTCAAAGCGAACTCTAATTTAGCGATTTTAAACCTGCTCGCGCGGCTCGGTTCGGGGTTTGATATTGTCTCCATCGGCGAGTTGGAGCGGGTAGTGGCCGCCGGTGGCGATCCGGCGAAAGTGATCTTCTCCGGTGTCGGTAAGCGGGTCGATGAGATTGAGCGGGCGCTGGAGTTGGGGATTCACTGCTTTAATATCGAATCGCTGCCGGAGCTAGCACGCATCACGACCATTGCCGCCGCACACGGCCAGCGGGCACCGGTATCGCTGCGAGTGAACCCCGATGTCGATGCCAACACCCACCCCTATATCTCCACTGGCTTGAAAGAGAACAAATTTGGCATTGCGCTGCCGCAGTCGCTGCCGATCTACCAGCAGATGGCGCAGAGTCCTTGGTTAGAGGTGATTGGGGTCGATTGCCATATCGGCTCGCAGCTGACCGAAGTGGCACCGTTTGTGGCGGCACTGGATCGGGTCTTAGCCTTAGTCGAGGCGCTCAGCGAGGTCGGGATTAAACTGCGCCACATCGATATGGGGGGCGGGTTGGGGATTCGCTATCGCGATGAGACCCCGCCGCTACCAGAGGAGTACGCTCTGCCGCTACTGCAGCGGCTAAAGGGGTGGGAGCTGGAGCTGTTGCTAGAGCCAGGTAGAGCGATCGTTGGTAACGCCGGAGTGCTGCTAACCCGAGTCGAGTATCTGAAACCGCAGGCCGATAAACAGTTCGCTATTGTCGATGCGGCGATGAACGATCTGCTGCGCCCCTCGCTCTATCAGGCGTGGCAGCGGGTCGAACCGGTGATGATCCGTCAGGGGGAGGCGGTGAGTTACGATATTGTCGGGCCGGTGTGTGAAACGGGCGACTTTTTAGCCAAAGAGCGATCGCTGGTGCTACAGCCGGGGGATCTGCTCGTGGTGCGCTCTGCCGGAGCCTACGGCTTTAGCATGAGCTCTAACTATAACAGCCGTGCGCGAGTGGCCGAAGTGATGGTCGATGGGGCACAGAGCCACCTCATTCGCCAGCGCGAGCCCATCGGGCAGCTCTATCGCGGTGAGTCGCTGCTCCCCGGAGTATAG
- a CDS encoding glutamyl-tRNA reductase, which produces MGLLAFGINHKTAPVELRERVAFAPEQIEAALRQLIGTEIAAEATILSTCNRTELYCDIDSARQRELLQWFGQFHHLSERQFQPYAYRYSGREAVQHIFRVASGLDSLVLGEPQILGQMKQAFSRACDCRTVGPLLNRLFQHTFNVAKQVRSDTAIGASPVSVAFAAVTLSRQFFSSLSDHTALLIGAGETIELVARHLRESGIGQMVIANRTFERAHTLASEVAGYAIALSELPEHLAEADLVIASTASQTPIVSQTMVATALKQRKHRPVLMVDIAVPRDIEPEVGRLDDIYLYTVDDLREIIDEGLRSRQEAAQQAEEIIETRAGHFLAWMRSLEAVETIRHYRLQSEALRDRSVAQALRRLERGGAASEVVVELARQLTNRLIHRPCEQMRQAGYDGHTELLQAAQTLLLDLDEG; this is translated from the coding sequence ATGGGTCTGTTAGCGTTTGGTATCAATCATAAGACGGCACCGGTGGAGCTGCGGGAGCGGGTCGCCTTTGCGCCAGAGCAGATCGAGGCGGCGCTACGGCAGCTAATCGGCACTGAGATCGCCGCTGAAGCGACCATTCTCTCGACCTGTAACCGTACGGAACTCTATTGCGATATCGATAGCGCTCGGCAGCGCGAGCTGCTGCAGTGGTTTGGTCAGTTTCACCACCTGTCAGAGCGGCAGTTTCAGCCCTATGCCTATCGCTATAGTGGGCGCGAGGCGGTGCAGCACATCTTTCGAGTCGCCAGTGGGCTCGATTCGTTGGTCTTAGGCGAGCCGCAAATTTTGGGGCAGATGAAGCAGGCTTTTTCTAGGGCGTGCGATTGTCGTACGGTAGGACCGCTGCTCAATCGACTCTTTCAACACACCTTTAATGTTGCTAAGCAGGTGCGCAGCGATACCGCCATCGGCGCTAGTCCGGTCTCGGTCGCTTTTGCAGCGGTGACGCTCTCAAGGCAGTTCTTCTCCTCGTTAAGTGATCACACCGCGCTACTTATTGGGGCGGGGGAGACGATTGAGCTGGTCGCCCGCCACCTGCGAGAGAGTGGTATCGGCCAAATGGTGATTGCTAATCGTACCTTTGAGCGGGCGCACACACTCGCGAGTGAGGTGGCGGGGTATGCGATTGCGCTAAGCGAGCTGCCGGAGCATCTGGCCGAAGCCGATTTGGTGATCGCCTCGACCGCGAGTCAAACGCCGATCGTCAGCCAAACGATGGTGGCGACTGCTCTAAAACAGCGCAAACATAGGCCGGTGCTGATGGTCGATATTGCCGTCCCCCGAGATATCGAGCCGGAGGTGGGGCGTTTGGACGATATCTACCTCTATACGGTCGATGATCTACGGGAGATTATCGATGAGGGGCTGCGCTCGCGTCAGGAGGCAGCACAGCAGGCAGAGGAGATTATCGAGACTCGGGCGGGCCACTTTTTAGCTTGGATGCGATCGCTAGAGGCGGTGGAGACGATTCGCCACTATCGCCTACAGAGTGAGGCGCTGCGAGATCGCTCCGTAGCGCAGGCATTGCGGCGGCTAGAGCGGGGGGGGGCGGCGAGTGAGGTGGTGGTCGAGCTGGCGCGACAGTTGACCAACCGCCTCATTCACCGCCCCTGCGAGCAGATGCGTCAGGCCGGCTATGATGGCCATACCGAGCTATTACAGGCAGCACAGACGCTGCTCTTAGATTTAGATGAGGGGTAG
- the cysC gene encoding adenylyl-sulfate kinase, whose translation MSQTDPNVIWHHATVTRERRQLQQQHKSVVLWFTGLSGSGKSTLAHAVEEQLYQRGCKTMVLDGDNVRHGLCADLGFSDRDRQENIRRIGEVSKLFLEAGVITLTAFISPFREDRDSVRKLMPHGDFFEIYCHASLETCEARDPKGLYKKARNGEIAHFTGISSPYEAPHQPELDIDTDNQTLAQCVDSVLEILQSRGIILLR comes from the coding sequence ATGAGCCAAACCGATCCCAATGTTATCTGGCACCACGCCACGGTCACCCGCGAGCGGCGTCAACTACAGCAGCAGCACAAAAGCGTCGTACTCTGGTTTACCGGCCTCTCTGGCTCGGGTAAATCGACCCTAGCCCACGCCGTCGAAGAGCAGCTCTATCAGCGCGGATGCAAAACGATGGTGCTCGATGGCGACAATGTGCGCCACGGCCTCTGCGCCGATTTAGGCTTTAGTGATCGCGATAGACAGGAGAATATTCGCCGTATTGGCGAAGTCTCAAAGCTCTTTTTAGAGGCGGGCGTGATTACCCTCACCGCCTTTATCTCCCCGTTTCGTGAAGATAGAGATAGCGTGCGCAAACTGATGCCGCACGGCGATTTTTTTGAGATCTACTGCCACGCCTCGCTCGAAACCTGTGAGGCACGCGATCCGAAGGGGCTCTATAAGAAGGCGCGTAACGGCGAAATTGCCCACTTTACCGGCATTAGCTCCCCCTACGAAGCGCCCCATCAACCAGAGCTCGATATTGATACCGACAACCAGACTCTAGCGCAGTGCGTCGATAGCGTACTTGAGATACTACAGTCACGCGGCATTATCCTGCTGCGCTAA